The genomic region AGTCTTTCGAAGAACGGGGAGTGGCGCAGTCCGGTAGCGCATTCGCTTTGGGAGCGAAGGGTCGCAAGTTCAAATCTTGTCTCCCCGACTAATAAAGATTTCCCGGCTTTACGGTTTGGAAATCTTCGTTTTTTTGAAATAATGTAAGTTGAGCGCCCGTAGCTCAACTGGATAGAGCAACGCCCTTCTAAGGCGTAGGTTACAGGTTCGACTCCTGTCGGGCGTACTAGCTTTTGGCTTAAACAATAAGGCGACATGGCCGAGTGGTTAGGCAGAGGTCTGCAAAACCTCGTACGGCGGTTCGAGTCCGCCTGTCGCCTCATTAATGCTTTATTTATTTATTTTTGACTTATTGATATTTCATTATGCCGCGTTCGTCTAGGGGTCCAGGACGCCGCCCTTTCACGGCGGTAGCACGGGTTCAAATCCCGTACGCGGTACTAAACTTCGCTTGCGAAGTTCAAATTCCAAATGCTCAAGCACCAAATTCCAATATCTTTGGAATTTGAGATTTGGAGTTTGGAATTTAAAAACACGGAGCCCGTAGCTCAGTCGGTTAGAGCGCTAGGTTGTGGCCCTAGAGGCCGTGGGTTCAATTCCCATCGGGCTCCCATTTATTTTAAGCTGTGGATTAAAAACCCACAGTTTTTTTATTGAAAAAACTTGATGCCGCGTTCGTCTAGGGGTCCAGGACGCCGCCCTTTCACGGCGGTAGCACGGGTTCAAATCCCGTACGCGGTACACACCAAAAAGCCCCGCACATAGATTATGTGCGGGGCTTTTTTATTTATCTAATAATTTTCCATAATAACTTTTGAGTATATAATAAGCCTGCCCCGCAACAAAAGGAATCAAACTCATTACGATCACTACCTTCCACTCTGAGATCGAGATAGGAAACAGTTTTAATACCAATGCTAATTCCGGTATATAAATAATAGCGATGATCAACAAGGTACATAGGATCAAAGCCAACCAGACCCATATATTTTTGGTAATCTCATTCTTGAAAATTTGGCTTTGTTGCTCTCTCATATTGAACACATGCCAAAGTTGTGCAAAGGCAAGGGTGAGAAAACTCATCGTTACTGCTTGAGATGGATCTTGCCCGATAATGTGTATCCCCCATAAAAATGCACCGAAAACCGATCCTGTAATCAGTACTCCATACCAAAAAATAAATGACCAATTTGATCTGTTCAGTATACCTTCTGTGCTTGAACGTGGTTTTCTTTCCATGATATCCTCACTTCCTTTACCTAGTCCAAGGGCGAGCGCCGGAAATACATCGGTAACCAAATTCAAAAACAGAATCTGAAGCGGAAGAATGGGTAATGACATCCCAATAATTGATGCTATACCGACCACCATGATCTCACTTACATTACAGGAGATCAGATACATGACAAACTTTTGAATGTTAATGAATATGACCCTGCCTTCTCTTATCGCTACAACAATGGTAGAAAACCGGTCATCAGTCAATACAATATCAGCGGCTTCCCGCGCCACTTGTGTACCCCTTTCCCCCATGGCTATACCTATATCCGCTTTTTTAAGAGCCGGTGCATCATTTACTCCATCCCCCGTCATTCCAACTATGTATCCGTTTTTCTGATAAAGTTCGATCAGGTCCAGTTTTTGTTTGGGATTGATACGGGCAAATATATGTGCCTTTAGCTGTTCTTCTTCCGGTTGATTCTCAAGTTCCAGGCTGTGAATGATATGCTGATCCTGAGGATCTCCGAGCCCCACCTCACCGGCAATGTATCTGGCTGTCTCTACCTGATCGCCAGTCATCATTACAACCCTTATCCCCGCATCCCTGCATTGCTCAATGGCTGTTCTCACATCTTTTCTTGGGGGATCAAGGAAAGTGATAAGTCCTACAAAACAGAGCTCTTGATAAGATTCTTCTTCCAAATCGGTTGAGAACCTTTCAGCCAAAGCTAACATTCTGAAACCGTTTGCAGCCAATTCCTGATTTAGTTTGATAAAATACTGCTTTACCTTTTCAGTTAGAGTTTTTATCTCTGAGTTGTGCAAATAGCTCGTAGACGACTTGAGCACTTCTCCCGGAGCTCCCTTAACATGTACCCGGTAACCTCCTTGATCCAATTCATTCCAGGTTGCCATCATTTTTGTTTGGGGATCGAATGCAGTTTCTTTCTTTTCAGGATATTGTTTTATGAGATCTTCAAACTCCAATCCTGCAATTCTACCGGTAGCAAGAAGTGCAATTTCGAGCGGATCTCCTGAGCCTCCTTCTGTTTTATCATATAGAGATGCATTATTACAAATGACTCCAATTTCCAGCGCTTTCATTAGTTCCTGATCTTTTTTTGGATCTACGCTTACTTCCCCTTCATAAAATCCACGGCCATTTGAGGTTTTAATTGTTATGGAGCGTTCATAAAACTGGAACCCTTCAACGGTCAACTCATTCTCAGTAAGTGTTCCTGTTTTATCAGTACAAATAACTTCGGTTGCTCCCAAGGTTTCAACGGAGGAAAGTCGATTAACCAAAGCATTCTTTTCTGCCATTAACTTAAGCCCCCTCGCAAGTGATATGGTTGCTACAATAGGTAAACCCTCCGGAATTGCTGCAACGGCCAGTGCTATACCCATTTCAACCATAAGAAAAAGTGACCGGCCGGTTAATATCCCCAATACTACGATAACAAAGATAATTCCTGCAGTGGCAATGATGAGTTTATATCCAAGATCATTCAGACGTTTTTCAAGCGGTGTTTTTTCGTCCTCAGTTATTTCTACTAAGGAAGTTATCTTTCCCAACTCGGTATTTAGCCCTGTATTTACAACCAATGCTTCCCCGGTACCCCGCGTAACAGCTGTTCCCTTATACAACATACTGCTGCGTTCTGCGAGTGCGGTCTTTGTATCGACAGGATCGGCTGATTTACTCACCGGTAAACTCTCACCGGTCAGTGCCGATTCATCAGCTTGAAGTTTGGAGCTGTTGAGCACACGCAGATCAGCCGTGATAATGTCCCCGCCTTCAATAATTATGATATCTCCGGGCACCAGATCTGCTGCATTTACCAGTGATATCTTCCCGTCCCTCCTGACCCTGGTTTTTACCGTTCCTAGTTTATACAAAGCCTCCATAGAACGAACAGCCTTCATTTCAGTACCAAACCCAATCAAAGTATTGATCAGGATCACGATCACAATGGCCCAACCCTCAATCCATTCCCCAAAAAGAAAAGCTACACCAGAAGCAGCGATCAATAATGCAATAATGATACTCTTAAACTGAGCAAATAATATTGACCACCAACTTCTGACTTTTTGTTTTTTTAACTGATTGGACCCAAATTGCTTTTTCTTTTGCCGTACTTCTGTTTCAGACAATCCATGCTGTACCTTTACATTAAATCTTTTAAGTAATTGATCCGTTGATAAAGCCCAGACTTTATCGTCTCTATCAATAGGTTCATGAGGGTCAGAGGATTGTGTCATTTATTTATTACATCTTCCAACGGCTAATGCCTGAAGCCGTT from Gracilimonas sp. harbors:
- a CDS encoding cation-transporting P-type ATPase, translated to MTQSSDPHEPIDRDDKVWALSTDQLLKRFNVKVQHGLSETEVRQKKKQFGSNQLKKQKVRSWWSILFAQFKSIIIALLIAASGVAFLFGEWIEGWAIVIVILINTLIGFGTEMKAVRSMEALYKLGTVKTRVRRDGKISLVNAADLVPGDIIIIEGGDIITADLRVLNSSKLQADESALTGESLPVSKSADPVDTKTALAERSSMLYKGTAVTRGTGEALVVNTGLNTELGKITSLVEITEDEKTPLEKRLNDLGYKLIIATAGIIFVIVVLGILTGRSLFLMVEMGIALAVAAIPEGLPIVATISLARGLKLMAEKNALVNRLSSVETLGATEVICTDKTGTLTENELTVEGFQFYERSITIKTSNGRGFYEGEVSVDPKKDQELMKALEIGVICNNASLYDKTEGGSGDPLEIALLATGRIAGLEFEDLIKQYPEKKETAFDPQTKMMATWNELDQGGYRVHVKGAPGEVLKSSTSYLHNSEIKTLTEKVKQYFIKLNQELAANGFRMLALAERFSTDLEEESYQELCFVGLITFLDPPRKDVRTAIEQCRDAGIRVVMMTGDQVETARYIAGEVGLGDPQDQHIIHSLELENQPEEEQLKAHIFARINPKQKLDLIELYQKNGYIVGMTGDGVNDAPALKKADIGIAMGERGTQVAREAADIVLTDDRFSTIVVAIREGRVIFINIQKFVMYLISCNVSEIMVVGIASIIGMSLPILPLQILFLNLVTDVFPALALGLGKGSEDIMERKPRSSTEGILNRSNWSFIFWYGVLITGSVFGAFLWGIHIIGQDPSQAVTMSFLTLAFAQLWHVFNMREQQSQIFKNEITKNIWVWLALILCTLLIIAIIYIPELALVLKLFPISISEWKVVIVMSLIPFVAGQAYYILKSYYGKLLDK